In the genome of Leptospira broomii serovar Hurstbridge str. 5399, the window AAAAGTTTGGGTAATTGGCTTAGGGTCGCCTGAAATAGTCGATCGGGTTCGACTGTCGGAATTTTAAGCTCGAGAACTAGAATAGTCAATGCGATCGCATAAACGGCGTCGCTAAAAGCCTCCATCCTTGTTTTAGTCATCTTATTCCTCTTACTTCAATTATGGTTTCGTATAGATCAACTGTAGATCGACAATATGATCCGTTTGATTTTAACATTAAATTTCGATCGATTTCTTAAAGTCGGGCGTCTTCGTTTTCTGCAAATCGAATATTAGCTTCTTCAAAAGTTTTCATTTCTCGAAAAAGCGCGCATCCAGTATCTAAAATTCCCATCGCAAGCGCCGATCCTGATCCTTCTCCGAGGCTTAAGTTCAAATCTAACACCGGTCTTAAGCCTAGTTCGTTTAATATGAATTTGTGAGTAGGTTCCTTTGAAAGGTGGCCGGCTATTAGTATTGAAACGATTTCGGGATTTCTTCTATATGCGATTAAGGCAGCGACGCTAGTGATCATCCCGTCCAAAACGACGGGAATACCCAGAGAATATGCCTCTTCGATAGCACCGACCATGGCCGCTATTTCGTAACCGCCGAAGCAAACAAGGGCCTCCCATTCGTTTGAAGTCCGGCTTTTATGCCCTAAAATACCTTTTCTAATGATTTCAATTTTCTTTAATATGGTAGAATTCCCGATACCTGTACCCGCACCGGTAAGAGTCAAAGGATCCTTATTCAAAATAATGGAAGCGATTGCAGTAGATGCGGTAGTGTTCCCGATGCCCATCTCTCCCAGACCTATCATATCGTATTTTGTCCCTATTTTTTTAACGGCATCTTTGCCGCTTTCAAAGGCAAGCACCACTTCTTCCTGCGTCATCGCCGGCTCTTCCAAAAAATTCCTAGTTCCTTTTCTGATTTTTAAATGTTTCATTCCCGGCGCATTATTAAAATCGTGGTTAATTCCCATATCAAATAAAACTAAATCGATTTGATTTTTTCGGGTTATCGAATTGATTGCAGCTCCTCCAGCTATGTACATGTACATCATTTGCGCGGTTACATCGCTATTATATGCGCTTATTCCTTCCGAAGCGATTCCATGGTCGCCCGCGAACAGGAAAATCGCTTTTTTCTCGGACGCTGGGAATTGTTTTCGCTGAATAGTTGCTAGTTTTATTATACACTCTTCGATAAAACCCAGCGAGTGTTTGGGTTTGGTGAGCGAATCTAATCGCTCTTGCGGGGAGATAGTATGAGTTTCCTTCGAAATGTCTCGCGTCATTGAATTTGAGCTAGGCTTGATTCCCCATTTGTCTTTAAAAACAAGGTCGGAGAGATTTTCCCGATGTTTCCATCCGACGGATTCCAGCATCGGCTCTTTAGGTACCCATACCGGCGTTCCTAAAGTCATATATGCGATCGGCAAAATGTGCTCGGGAATTTCCAATAATTCGCGAATGAATTCGGATTCGAGAATACTCATCCATCCTGCGCCTAATCCCTCCGCCCTCGCGGCCAACCAAAAATTTT includes:
- the cobT gene encoding nicotinate-nucleotide--dimethylbenzimidazole phosphoribosyltransferase yields the protein MNSNADPSSEAWQEDFTDSEKASVYKAIYSRRDIRAYTSNPIDEDIIHKLLDAAHHAPSVGFMQPWNFVIIQDMSIRRKIYDHFIEVNERAANLYRDDRKVKYSSLKLQGILDSPVNILFTCDRNRDGENVLGRSTNKDTDIYSTCLAVQNFWLAARAEGLGAGWMSILESEFIRELLEIPEHILPIAYMTLGTPVWVPKEPMLESVGWKHRENLSDLVFKDKWGIKPSSNSMTRDISKETHTISPQERLDSLTKPKHSLGFIEECIIKLATIQRKQFPASEKKAIFLFAGDHGIASEGISAYNSDVTAQMMYMYIAGGAAINSITRKNQIDLVLFDMGINHDFNNAPGMKHLKIRKGTRNFLEEPAMTQEEVVLAFESGKDAVKKIGTKYDMIGLGEMGIGNTTASTAIASIILNKDPLTLTGAGTGIGNSTILKKIEIIRKGILGHKSRTSNEWEALVCFGGYEIAAMVGAIEEAYSLGIPVVLDGMITSVAALIAYRRNPEIVSILIAGHLSKEPTHKFILNELGLRPVLDLNLSLGEGSGSALAMGILDTGCALFREMKTFEEANIRFAENEDARL